A part of Xenopus tropicalis strain Nigerian chromosome 4, UCB_Xtro_10.0, whole genome shotgun sequence genomic DNA contains:
- the elovl1 gene encoding elongation of very long chain fatty acids protein 1 — translation MEAVLSEWVQKYHNFMKGADSRIYDYPLMQSPFLPGAILLSYVYFVLSLGPRIMANRKPFDLKPLMVVYNFSLVALSAYIVYEFLMSGWLTGYTWRCDPVDVSDTPMALRMVRVAWLFLFSKFIELLDTVFFVVRKKNSQITFLHIFHHSVLPWSWWWGVKFGPGGMGSFHAMINSLVHVIMYFYYGLSAAGPRFQKYLWWKKHMTAIQLIQFVLVSIHISQYYFMSSCDYQYPIFIHLIWIYGTVFFILFSNFWYQAYTKGRRLPKGSTVANGALHQNGKAKNGKYKEN, via the exons ATGGAAGCCGTACTCTCAGAATGGGTGCAAAAATACCACAACTTTATGAAAGGAGCAG ATTCCAGGATATATGATTATCCATTGATGCAGTCACCATTCCTTCCTGGTGCTATTCTCCTGAGTTATGTCTACTTTGTTCTTTCTCTTGGCCCACGAATAATGGCAAATCGGAAGCCTTTTGACCTAAAGCCACTAATGGTTGTTTATAATTTTAGCCTTGTGGCACTTTCAGCTTATATTGTTTATGAG TTCCTCATGTCAGGCTGGTTAACTGGTTATACATGGCGTTGTGACCCAGTGGATGTGTCTGATACTCCAATGGCTTTAAGG ATGGTCCGAGTAGCTTGGCTGTTCCTGTTCTCTAAGTTTATTGAACTACTTGATACT gttttctTTGTTGTAAGAAAGAAGAACAGCCAGATCACCTTTCTGCACATCTTTCATCACTCTGTCCTGCCTTGGAGCTGGTGGTGGGGTGTCAAGTTTGGCCCAG GTGGTATGGGATCTTTCCACGCTATGATTAATTCCTTGGTTCATGTCATCATGTACTTTTACTATGGACTGTCAGCTGCTGGTCCACGCTTTCAGAAATACCTGTGGTGGAAGAAGCATATGACAGCCATCCAGCTG ATCCAGTTTGTGCTGGTTTCcattcacatttcccagtattaCTTCATGTCAAGCTGCGATTACCAATACCCCATCTTCATTCACCTCATCTGGATCTATGGCACAGTTTTCTTCATCTTGTTTTCCAATTTCTGGTATCAGGCATACACTAAAGGAAGGCGCCTCCCCAAGGGTAGCACAGTTGCCAATGGAGCATTGCATCAGAACGGCAAAGCCAAAAATGGGAAATATAAGGAAAATTAG